From Streptomyces asiaticus, one genomic window encodes:
- a CDS encoding NAD(P)/FAD-dependent oxidoreductase — translation MTDELENAYDVVVIGGGAAGLSGALMLARARRSVVVIDAGAPRNAPASGVHGLLARDGIPPAELVERGRAEVRAYGGQVVSGEVGTVAREESGFQVTLTDGRSVRALRLLLATGLVDELPDVPGLRSRWGRDVVHCPYCHGWEIRDQAIGVLGSGPLSVHQAMLFRQWSDDVTFFSHTSPVPTGEEAEHMAARGIRVVDGEVASLEIVEDRLVGVRLRDGDVVKREALAVASRMVARTGFLAAIGLRPVAHPSGAGEHIPSDATGRTDVPGVWVAGNVTDLSAQVGAAAAAGATAGAHINADLIAEETRQAVAAARARDEVAFSAEVESRVCEAVLGDRRHGL, via the coding sequence GTGACCGATGAGCTGGAGAACGCCTACGACGTGGTGGTGATCGGCGGCGGCGCCGCGGGGCTGAGCGGGGCGCTGATGCTGGCCCGGGCGCGGCGCTCGGTGGTCGTGATCGACGCGGGCGCCCCGCGCAACGCCCCGGCCTCGGGGGTGCACGGACTGCTGGCCCGGGACGGGATCCCCCCGGCCGAGCTGGTGGAGCGGGGCCGGGCCGAGGTCCGCGCCTACGGCGGTCAGGTGGTGTCCGGCGAGGTGGGCACCGTGGCCCGGGAGGAGTCCGGGTTCCAGGTGACCCTGACCGACGGCCGGAGCGTCCGCGCACTCCGGCTGCTGCTGGCCACCGGGCTGGTCGACGAGTTGCCGGACGTCCCCGGGCTGCGGTCCCGGTGGGGCCGGGATGTGGTGCACTGTCCGTACTGCCACGGCTGGGAGATCCGCGACCAGGCCATCGGCGTCCTGGGGAGCGGGCCGCTGTCGGTGCACCAGGCGATGCTCTTCCGGCAGTGGAGCGACGACGTCACCTTCTTCTCCCACACTTCGCCGGTGCCGACCGGCGAGGAGGCGGAGCACATGGCCGCCCGTGGCATCCGCGTGGTGGACGGCGAGGTGGCGTCCCTGGAGATCGTCGAGGACCGTCTCGTCGGTGTGCGCCTGCGCGATGGCGACGTGGTCAAGCGCGAGGCCCTGGCCGTCGCGTCCCGGATGGTGGCGCGCACCGGCTTCCTGGCGGCGATCGGGCTGCGGCCGGTGGCACATCCGAGTGGCGCCGGTGAGCACATCCCGTCGGACGCGACCGGACGCACCGATGTGCCCGGGGTGTGGGTCGCGGGCAATGTCACCGATCTGTCCGCCCAGGTGGGTGCCGCCGCGGCGGCGGGCGCGACCGCGGGCGCCCATATCAACGCGGATCTGATCGCCGAGGAGACCCGACAGGCGGTCGCCGCGGCCCGGGCCCGCGACGAGGTGGCGTTCTCCGCGGAGGTGGAGTCGCGGGTCTGCGAAGCGGTGTTGGGCGACCGCCGCCACGGCCTGTGA
- a CDS encoding PepSY-associated TM helix domain-containing protein, with translation MSAEPLAPATGDSPDDAAGKEQYSPTGPGGAGPGGSVWAALRPLVLRLHFYAGALVAPFLLVAAVTGLLYAGSFQAEKLVYGHELRVPVGDRELPVSQQVAAARKAHPEGEISAVRPSPEDGATTRVLLSGVKGVDPDHTLAVFVDPYTGKVCGALEQYGSSGALPLRTWIDEFHRDLHLGQTGRLYSELAASWLWVIALGGVVLWLSRRRKKRTLRAVALPERAATGRRRTMSFHGAAGLWVALGLVFLSATGLTWSTYAGAHVEDLRTAIGQTTPTVSATVGGGEHAGHHMGSGSMPGMDMGGTDEKAGHTADVGLDTVLRAARAKDLDDPVEIVPPAEPGSAYVVSQIQRSWPEKQDSVAIDPATGEVTDVQRFADYPVLAKLTRWGIDLHTGNLFGLVNQIALAALALTLILLIVWGYRMWWQRGRASAFGRPIPRGAWRRVPVYVLLPLATVIAVIGYYLPLLGIPLAAFLAVDILMGEIARRRGTTTSAT, from the coding sequence ATGTCCGCTGAACCCCTCGCCCCGGCCACGGGCGACTCCCCGGACGATGCCGCCGGCAAGGAGCAGTACTCCCCCACCGGACCCGGCGGGGCCGGGCCGGGTGGCTCCGTATGGGCCGCCCTGCGGCCGCTGGTGCTGCGGCTGCACTTCTACGCGGGCGCACTGGTCGCGCCGTTCCTGCTGGTCGCGGCCGTGACCGGGCTGCTGTACGCCGGATCGTTCCAGGCCGAGAAGCTGGTCTACGGACATGAGCTGCGCGTCCCCGTGGGCGATCGCGAACTGCCCGTCTCCCAGCAGGTGGCAGCCGCACGCAAGGCCCACCCGGAGGGTGAGATCAGCGCCGTACGCCCCTCCCCCGAGGACGGCGCCACCACCCGGGTGCTGCTCTCCGGCGTCAAGGGTGTCGATCCCGACCACACGCTGGCCGTCTTCGTCGACCCGTACACCGGGAAGGTGTGCGGGGCGCTGGAGCAGTACGGCTCCAGCGGCGCCCTTCCGCTGCGTACCTGGATCGATGAATTCCACCGCGATCTGCATCTCGGGCAGACCGGCCGCCTCTACAGCGAACTCGCCGCCAGCTGGCTGTGGGTCATCGCGCTCGGTGGTGTGGTGCTCTGGCTCAGCCGTCGCCGTAAGAAGCGCACGCTGCGGGCGGTCGCCCTGCCCGAGCGCGCCGCCACCGGCCGCAGGCGCACCATGTCCTTCCACGGCGCGGCCGGGCTGTGGGTGGCGCTGGGGCTGGTGTTCCTGTCCGCCACCGGTCTGACCTGGTCCACCTACGCGGGTGCCCATGTGGAGGACCTGCGCACCGCCATCGGCCAGACCACCCCGACCGTTTCGGCCACCGTCGGCGGTGGCGAACACGCCGGACACCACATGGGCTCCGGCTCGATGCCGGGGATGGACATGGGCGGTACGGACGAGAAGGCCGGGCACACCGCCGATGTGGGCCTGGACACCGTTCTGCGGGCCGCCCGCGCCAAGGACCTGGACGACCCCGTCGAGATCGTGCCGCCCGCCGAGCCGGGCAGTGCGTATGTCGTCAGCCAGATCCAGCGCAGCTGGCCCGAGAAGCAGGACTCGGTGGCCATCGATCCGGCCACGGGCGAGGTGACCGACGTCCAGCGGTTCGCCGACTATCCGGTGCTCGCCAAGCTCACCCGCTGGGGCATCGACCTCCACACCGGAAACCTCTTCGGCCTCGTCAACCAGATCGCTCTGGCCGCTCTCGCGCTCACGCTGATCCTCCTGATCGTCTGGGGCTACCGCATGTGGTGGCAGCGCGGCCGCGCCTCCGCGTTCGGGCGCCCGATCCCGCGCGGCGCGTGGCGACGGGTGCCGGTGTATGTCCTCCTCCCCCTGGCCACGGTCATCGCCGTGATCGGCTACTACCTGCCCCTGCTCGGCATCCCGCTCGCCGCCTTCCTGGCCGTCGACATCCTCATGGGCGAGATCGCCCGCCGACGCGGCACCACCACATCCGCCACCTGA
- a CDS encoding sigma-70 family RNA polymerase sigma factor — protein MPSPTLSAAPRRAVQPVPVHGHGFATAANDREVTEWALAARDGDRDAVDHFIRATYRDVRRFVLHLSADPHGCEDLAQETYLRALTGLSRFAGRSSARTWLLSIARRVVVDRYRMAAARPRTLDAEDWQEVAERAQPIGLPGFDEGVALMDLLAALAPARREMFLLTKVLGLPYADAATATGCPIGTVRSRVARAREDINALLAAAEKAADPVRLAG, from the coding sequence ATGCCTTCCCCTACGCTGTCCGCCGCGCCGAGAAGAGCCGTGCAGCCCGTGCCCGTGCACGGGCACGGCTTCGCCACCGCGGCGAACGACCGCGAGGTCACCGAATGGGCGCTGGCCGCTCGTGACGGCGACCGTGACGCGGTCGACCACTTCATCCGCGCCACCTACCGCGATGTGCGCCGCTTCGTACTCCACCTCAGCGCCGATCCCCACGGCTGTGAGGACCTCGCCCAGGAGACGTATCTGCGGGCGCTGACCGGGCTGTCGCGCTTCGCGGGCCGCTCGTCGGCCCGGACGTGGCTGCTGTCGATCGCCCGCCGTGTGGTCGTCGACCGCTACCGCATGGCCGCCGCCCGTCCCCGCACCCTGGACGCGGAAGACTGGCAGGAGGTGGCCGAACGGGCGCAGCCCATCGGGCTCCCCGGGTTCGACGAGGGGGTCGCCCTCATGGATCTGCTGGCGGCGCTCGCCCCGGCCCGCCGTGAGATGTTCCTCCTGACCAAGGTGCTCGGCCTGCCGTACGCGGACGCCGCCACCGCCACCGGCTGCCCCATCGGCACCGTACGTTCCCGTGTGGCCCGCGCCCGCGAGGACATCAACGCACTGCTGGCCGCGGCGGAAAAGGCCGCGGACCCTGTGCGGTTGGCGGGCTGA
- a CDS encoding HAD-IA family hydrolase translates to MTSHPISHDGPPSGAGIAPITSVVFDLDGVLVNSFAVMREAFTLAYAEVVGHGEPPFEEYNRHLGRYFPDIMRIMGLPLEMEGPFVRESYRLAHLVEMFDGVPELLSELRHRGLRLAVATGKSGPRARSLLNTLGIDGQFDVILGSDEVARPKPAPDIVLKAMEVMGSDPDRTVMVGDAVTDLASARGAGITAVAAMWGETDEKTLLAAEPDVILHKPSELLSLTVP, encoded by the coding sequence ATGACCAGCCATCCGATCAGCCACGACGGCCCGCCCTCCGGCGCGGGTATCGCCCCGATCACCTCGGTGGTCTTCGACCTCGACGGTGTTCTCGTCAACAGCTTCGCGGTGATGCGCGAGGCGTTCACCCTCGCCTACGCCGAGGTCGTCGGCCACGGTGAGCCGCCCTTCGAGGAGTACAACCGCCATCTGGGCCGCTACTTCCCCGACATCATGCGGATCATGGGTCTTCCGCTGGAGATGGAGGGCCCGTTCGTCCGCGAGAGCTACCGGCTCGCCCACCTGGTGGAGATGTTCGACGGTGTGCCCGAGCTGCTGTCGGAGCTGCGCCACCGCGGACTGCGGCTCGCGGTGGCCACCGGGAAGAGCGGCCCGCGGGCGCGCTCGCTGCTCAACACCCTGGGAATTGATGGGCAGTTCGATGTGATCCTCGGCTCCGACGAGGTGGCCAGGCCCAAGCCCGCGCCGGACATCGTGCTGAAGGCGATGGAGGTCATGGGCTCGGACCCCGACCGGACCGTGATGGTCGGGGACGCGGTGACCGACCTGGCCAGCGCGCGGGGGGCCGGGATCACCGCCGTGGCCGCGATGTGGGGCGAGACCGATGAGAAGACCCTGCTCGCGGCGGAGCCCGATGTGATCCTGCACAAGCCGTCCGAACTGCTGTCGCTGACGGTTCCCTAG
- a CDS encoding Gfo/Idh/MocA family protein translates to MSGPHIGETPIRTAVVGLGWAARSIWLPRLLRNPAFTVTAAVDPDERGRAAVAEAEGTSRLPVLAAVHDLDPAEVDLAVVAVPNHLHCAVAGELLAKGIPVFLEKPVCLTSEEAERLAAAERSGGAVLLAGSAARYRADVSGLYRIAARLGHIRHVELAWVRARGVPDRGGWFTQRSLAGGGALVDLGWHLFDIAVPLLGTAAFRHAIGTVSSDFITQRSSRAAWRGDDGGPALPGTAEGTTDVEDTARGFLITDDGRSVVLHASWASHEELDTTRVTIDGSGGSATLRCTFGFSPNRLERSTLTRTVDGTTRPVAVPTEPIGTEYDRQLDMLPAQLRDPAGRGRAIEEVRRTIGAIERVYTSARIPREVRESAPV, encoded by the coding sequence ATGAGCGGCCCGCATATCGGCGAGACGCCGATCCGGACCGCCGTGGTGGGGCTGGGATGGGCGGCCCGCTCGATCTGGCTGCCCCGGCTCCTCCGCAACCCCGCCTTCACCGTGACCGCCGCGGTGGATCCCGACGAGCGCGGCCGCGCGGCCGTGGCCGAGGCGGAGGGCACGAGCCGGTTACCGGTGCTGGCGGCGGTCCATGACCTCGATCCCGCCGAGGTGGATCTGGCCGTGGTCGCGGTGCCCAACCATCTGCACTGCGCGGTCGCCGGCGAGCTGCTGGCCAAGGGGATTCCGGTGTTCCTGGAGAAGCCGGTGTGCCTGACCTCGGAGGAGGCCGAGCGGCTGGCCGCCGCGGAGCGCTCCGGTGGCGCGGTGCTGCTGGCCGGCAGCGCGGCACGCTACCGCGCCGATGTGAGCGGGCTGTACCGGATCGCCGCCCGGCTGGGCCATATCCGCCATGTCGAACTCGCCTGGGTGCGGGCGCGCGGCGTACCCGACCGGGGCGGCTGGTTCACCCAGCGGTCACTCGCGGGCGGCGGGGCGCTGGTCGACCTGGGCTGGCATCTGTTCGACATCGCGGTTCCGCTGCTGGGCACCGCCGCGTTCCGGCACGCCATCGGCACCGTGTCCTCCGACTTCATCACCCAGCGGTCCTCGCGGGCCGCGTGGCGCGGCGACGACGGCGGCCCGGCGCTCCCGGGCACCGCCGAGGGCACCACCGATGTCGAGGACACCGCGCGCGGGTTCCTCATCACCGACGACGGCCGTTCGGTCGTACTGCACGCGAGCTGGGCCTCGCACGAGGAGCTGGACACCACCCGGGTCACGATTGACGGCAGCGGCGGCAGCGCGACCCTGCGCTGCACCTTCGGATTCAGCCCGAACCGCCTCGAGAGGTCCACCCTGACCCGCACCGTCGACGGTACGACCCGCCCGGTGGCCGTACCCACCGAACCGATCGGCACCGAGTACGACCGGCAGCTCGACATGCTTCCCGCACAGTTGCGCGACCCGGCGGGGCGCGGGCGGGCGATCGAGGAGGTCCGCCGGACCATCGGCGCCATCGAACGGGTCTACACCTCGGCCCGGATCCCCCGGGAGGTCCGGGAGTCGGCGCCGGTGTGA
- a CDS encoding DegT/DnrJ/EryC1/StrS family aminotransferase — protein sequence MSNDVRLGSELPAWPQYGDEEREALIRALDQGQWWRIGGGEVDAFEAEFAAAHGSEHALAVTNGTHALELALEVLGVGAGSEVIVPAFTFISSSQAAQRLGAVAVPVDVDPDTYCIDPSAVEAAIGPKTRAIMPVHMAGQMCDMDALDKLSADSGVPLIQDAAHAHGARWRGKRVGELGSVAAFSFQNGKLMTAGEGGAVLFPDAEMYEKGFVRHSCGRPRTDRGYFHRTSGSNFRLNEFSASVLRAQLARLEDQITTREQRWPVLNRLLAEIPGVVPQSRDDRGDRNPHYMAMFRVPGITEERRAKVVDMLIERGVPAFVAFRAVYRTAAFWEVAAPDLTVDELARRCPHSEALTRDCIWLHHRVLLGSEEQMHEVAAVVADVLAGA from the coding sequence ATGAGCAATGATGTGCGACTGGGATCCGAGCTGCCCGCATGGCCGCAGTACGGCGACGAGGAGCGCGAGGCCCTGATCCGGGCCCTGGATCAGGGGCAGTGGTGGCGCATCGGGGGCGGTGAGGTCGATGCCTTCGAGGCGGAGTTCGCCGCGGCCCATGGCAGCGAGCACGCCCTGGCGGTCACCAACGGGACACACGCGCTGGAGCTCGCCCTCGAGGTGCTCGGCGTCGGCGCCGGCTCCGAGGTGATCGTTCCCGCGTTCACCTTCATCTCCTCCTCGCAGGCCGCGCAGCGGCTGGGCGCGGTGGCCGTTCCGGTGGACGTGGACCCGGACACGTACTGCATCGATCCGTCGGCGGTCGAGGCGGCCATCGGTCCGAAGACCCGCGCGATCATGCCGGTGCACATGGCGGGTCAGATGTGCGACATGGACGCCCTGGACAAGCTGTCCGCCGACTCGGGGGTGCCGCTGATCCAGGACGCGGCCCACGCCCACGGGGCGCGATGGCGCGGCAAGAGGGTCGGTGAGCTGGGCTCGGTCGCGGCGTTCAGCTTCCAGAACGGCAAGCTGATGACCGCGGGTGAGGGTGGCGCCGTGCTCTTCCCCGACGCCGAGATGTACGAGAAGGGCTTCGTCCGGCACAGCTGTGGACGCCCGCGCACCGACCGCGGCTACTTCCACCGCACCTCGGGCTCCAACTTCCGGCTGAACGAGTTCTCCGCCTCGGTGCTGCGCGCCCAACTCGCCCGTCTCGAGGACCAGATCACCACGCGGGAGCAGCGCTGGCCGGTGCTGAACCGGCTGCTCGCCGAGATCCCCGGGGTCGTACCGCAGTCGCGCGACGACCGCGGCGACCGCAACCCGCACTACATGGCGATGTTCCGGGTGCCGGGCATCACCGAGGAGCGTCGCGCCAAGGTCGTCGACATGCTCATCGAGCGCGGGGTGCCCGCGTTCGTCGCCTTCCGCGCGGTCTACCGTACGGCCGCCTTCTGGGAGGTCGCGGCGCCGGATCTGACGGTGGACGAACTCGCCCGCCGCTGCCCGCACTCCGAGGCGCTCACCCGCGACTGCATATGGCTGCACCACCGAGTGCTGCTGGGAAGCGAGGAGCAGATGCACGAAGTGGCCGCCGTCGTCGCCGACGTGCTCGCGGGCGCATGA
- a CDS encoding type II 3-dehydroquinate dehydratase, with the protein MSRLLLVNGPNLGILGKRQPEIYGTDTLQDIERWVGEEVAERGWKVDSYQFDGEAEIIQTIQGNYDTVGAIINPAALMMAGWGLRDALANYPRPWIEVHLSNVWAREQFRHESVTGPLAAGVIFGLGAVGYRLAARALLEKVPD; encoded by the coding sequence GTGAGCAGGCTGTTGTTGGTGAACGGGCCCAATCTCGGCATCCTCGGGAAGCGCCAGCCCGAGATCTATGGCACGGATACGTTGCAGGACATCGAGCGCTGGGTCGGAGAAGAGGTCGCGGAGCGCGGCTGGAAAGTGGATTCCTACCAGTTCGATGGCGAAGCCGAGATCATCCAAACCATTCAGGGGAACTACGACACGGTCGGCGCCATCATCAATCCGGCCGCCCTCATGATGGCCGGATGGGGTCTTAGGGACGCGCTGGCCAACTATCCGCGGCCCTGGATAGAAGTGCATCTGTCGAATGTCTGGGCCCGTGAGCAGTTCCGCCATGAGTCGGTGACCGGACCGCTGGCCGCGGGCGTCATCTTCGGGCTCGGCGCCGTGGGCTATCGGCTCGCCGCACGCGCCCTGCTCGAAAAGGTGCCGGACTGA
- a CDS encoding ROK family protein, producing MGGTKVALRLEHDDLSIRESTFRWAEPDGTDAITSGGATRDLELLARHIRELCEPERLTGVGVALPATLDATGTVTAWPGRPGWAGVELRSALSALFGEAEVRCADDGDLAALAEAHEAACPDLLYLGVGTGIGGGIVLNGKPVPGVGRGSCEVGHLIVDRDGPLCDCGRRGCVQAAASGPATLRRAARRRGEEVAFTALREAVRDGKQWAVAALRESGRALATAVAGVCELVRPSLVLIGGGFAAAMPELVAMVAERTTALERPGHPLPPVRAATLGGLSSLHGAVLLARGLPD from the coding sequence GTGGGCGGCACCAAAGTGGCGCTGCGCCTCGAACACGACGACCTGAGCATCCGCGAATCCACCTTCCGCTGGGCGGAGCCGGACGGTACGGACGCCATCACATCCGGCGGCGCCACCCGCGACCTGGAGCTGCTGGCGCGGCACATCAGGGAGCTGTGCGAGCCCGAGCGGCTCACCGGCGTCGGAGTCGCGCTGCCCGCCACCCTCGACGCCACCGGCACGGTCACCGCCTGGCCCGGCCGCCCCGGCTGGGCCGGAGTCGAGCTGCGGAGCGCGCTGTCCGCGCTCTTCGGCGAGGCCGAGGTGCGCTGCGCCGACGACGGTGATCTGGCCGCCCTCGCCGAAGCACACGAAGCGGCCTGCCCCGATCTGCTCTACCTCGGCGTCGGCACCGGGATCGGCGGTGGCATCGTGCTGAACGGAAAGCCCGTCCCCGGTGTGGGCCGCGGCTCCTGCGAGGTCGGCCATCTGATCGTGGACCGCGACGGACCGCTGTGCGACTGCGGCCGGCGCGGCTGCGTCCAGGCGGCGGCCTCGGGCCCGGCGACCCTGCGCCGGGCGGCGCGTCGGCGGGGCGAGGAGGTGGCCTTCACCGCGCTGCGCGAGGCCGTGCGGGACGGCAAGCAGTGGGCCGTGGCGGCGCTGCGGGAGAGTGGCCGGGCCCTGGCCACGGCCGTGGCCGGTGTGTGCGAGCTGGTCCGTCCCTCGCTCGTGCTGATCGGCGGAGGGTTCGCCGCGGCGATGCCGGAGCTCGTGGCGATGGTGGCCGAGCGCACGACGGCACTGGAGCGGCCGGGGCATCCGCTGCCACCGGTCCGGGCTGCGACACTGGGCGGGCTGTCGTCACTGCACGGCGCCGTTCTGCTGGCCAGGGGGCTGCCGGACTGA
- a CDS encoding MerR family transcriptional regulator, whose product MFTIGDFARHGRVSVRMLRHYDATGLLRPAHVDPATGYRSYSAAQLSRLNRIIALKELGFTLQQVRDIVDDKVGTEELRGMLRLRRAELEATVAATAARLVQVEARLRSIESEGHMPTNDVVIKTLPAVRVAELTATAAGFDPQDIGPVITPLYDELFRRLDTAGITPTGPGVAYYEDAPEGGGAVTVHAAVQVSAPLRDGADLRILDLPPVDRAATIVHRGPMDAVVPTAQALAHWIDGNGYRSAGYPREINLECPENRDEWVTELQAPVVQA is encoded by the coding sequence ATGTTCACCATCGGAGACTTCGCCCGGCACGGCCGCGTCTCGGTCCGGATGCTGCGCCACTACGACGCCACCGGACTGCTGCGCCCGGCCCATGTCGACCCCGCCACCGGATACCGCTCCTACTCGGCCGCCCAGCTCAGCCGGCTGAACCGGATCATCGCGCTGAAAGAGCTCGGCTTCACCCTCCAGCAGGTGCGGGACATCGTGGACGACAAGGTCGGCACCGAGGAGCTGCGCGGCATGCTGCGGCTGCGGCGGGCCGAGCTGGAGGCCACGGTGGCCGCCACGGCGGCACGGCTGGTGCAGGTCGAGGCGAGGCTCCGGTCGATCGAGAGCGAGGGGCACATGCCCACGAACGACGTCGTCATCAAGACCCTCCCCGCGGTGCGGGTCGCGGAGCTCACCGCCACCGCCGCCGGTTTCGACCCCCAGGACATCGGCCCGGTCATCACACCCCTCTACGACGAGCTGTTCCGGCGCCTCGACACGGCGGGCATCACCCCGACGGGCCCCGGTGTCGCGTACTACGAGGACGCCCCGGAAGGCGGTGGCGCCGTGACCGTGCACGCCGCCGTCCAGGTCTCCGCCCCGCTCCGGGACGGTGCGGACCTGAGGATCCTCGATCTGCCGCCCGTCGACCGGGCCGCGACCATCGTGCACCGTGGCCCGATGGACGCGGTGGTGCCCACGGCCCAGGCCCTGGCCCATTGGATCGACGGCAACGGCTACCGGTCGGCCGGCTATCCCCGGGAGATCAACCTGGAGTGCCCGGAGAACCGCGACGAGTGGGTCACGGAACTCCAGGCACCGGTGGTCCAGGCCTGA